ccctcgcacCCGCGACAATCCTTGAGGCCAAGGGCCACTGCTTTGGGCCTTCAGCTTCCCCCCCCCCTCCAGGACCTCTTTTGTCATTTGGGCCAAGCTATATATCGCTCGCCCCGTCTCGCCATCCAAGTGTCTGCCCATCCCTCCTGTTGGTGCCATGCACTCATCGAATACATCACTCGAGACTCTCCCCACCATCGACCACCCACGCACCACCTACCGTCTGATATCTTGATCACATACCGTTGCAAACTTGGTCCCTACGCTGTATTCCCTACCAGGACCGTTCACCACAATCAACCACAGACACGACAGCAATCCAGAATCTCGTCGTCTCATCGTCTCATCATCGTACCTTTGAGCATTCCGCCGACCCGAGACACTGCCAGAGAATCGTTTTCACGGGAGCCAATCCTCACCCCCTCCCCGTAACCGCACCCCCCTCGATTACCAGATCGCCAGCCACCAGCTCCCGCTCTCCAGACATACATAGTATCAACCAGCACCACACATCAGTCAACAATCGACTTCATCTTGGACACAATGGCCGACGTATCATTCGACTACTTTGATCACCCTCAGCACAAACAGGTATGCCTCTGATGAATTCCATCCTTTGATTCCCCTTGATGCATCTTGCACTGTCAATACATCCCCCATCCTTGACTATGGCATATGTAATTGCCCACCCCCCCTGGTCAACTTGAGTCTGGGGCCTCGTTTTTATGGCACATATgttcccctcctccccctcacctcacctcatctCAGCTCATTCTTCCTCTTTGAGCATTTGCTGGGCCTAGCTCTGAGAAGCTATCTCATTtatccatctcatctttaTATCCAAGCCTCTCTCCACTAGTCTCTCGACTGGAACACACCACAAAGCACACCATCTTCATATACACTATACTCTCATACACACTTGAATCTACACATACACATACACTCACCTCTTGGTTGACGCAACCTAACACCATCACAGAACCTTGGTGTTCCTGCATCCTTCTACGACCCCGCAGACTTCAGCGGTGATTCGGCCCATTCTCCCGACTCGCCCCTCTCTCCCGTCTTTGCCAATCCCTATCAGCTTCCCGTCTCTAGCGACTGGGTGAGCTGGGACGACAAGGCTACTCTCTCTCCTGATCTTGACACGCTCCCCAAGCAGGAGCCCTTTGAAAGCATCAACCTCTCCACCATCCCCTCCCGAAACAGCATGGAGCTCAGCCCCGCCATCAACCCCCACGACCTCTCGGGCACCATTCCCGACGCCGTTCCCTTTGGTCGAGTCGGACTGAACGACATTGACGCTCAGCCTCTCTTCCAGACTCCCATGccttccatctcttcccaacctcctcatcttcagtcCTCCATGATGCCTCCCACCACCTCCAACCCTCAGATGTCGGCCATGAACAGCATGGCTGCCAAGGACGCACGCAACCGATATCCTTCGCGCAAGCGCAAGTCTTCGGGCTCtggctcctcttcttctcgctcCTCTGCTTCTCCCCCTCCCGCGACCCGCCGCCACTGCTCGCCTCCCAAGAAGACTGCGCACAACATGATTGAGAAGCGCTACCGCACCAACCTCAACGACAAGATCGCCGCCCTCCGCGACTCAGTCCCCGCTCTCCGCGTCATGGTGCACCGGTTAGAGACCCAGGGTGCTGATGGCAttgacgaggatgtcgaggaggatctcGGCGGACTCGCCCCTGCGCACAAGCTCAACAAGGCCACCATCCTCAGCAAGGCGACCGAGTACATTGCAcatctggagaagaagaacaagagcctCGCACGCGAGAACAACCAGCTCCGGAATCGCGTCGAGGGCTTTGAGATGCTCGTCATGTCCCGAGATCAGGCGCCACCCGCTGGCGTCTGGGCTTAGGCATCATAGACATAGACACTAGTGTTTTTGCATTGCAATTTTCTGGGCGGAGAAAGCGAGCGCAAGACGTGAGCTTGTGTGATGAATCATGATATCCCTGGAGTTTCTGGCGCAAGAGAGGAATGGATGGACATGGATTGAATTCGCGAACCTGACGCAGCGGACATTGGTTACCGGCCTGCGGGCCTTGGGATCAAAACTTGGGCAGGAATTTGTGTGGAATAGTTATACCATCTCCAATACACTCTTAATATTGTCCGCAATTCTCTACTTGTGTCTTTTTGTTGTTAAAGTGTTTTGGCGATACTTCAAAACGTTCCCCTTTTGGACCGTTGGACGTCCTTCGGACCGTTTAAAGTCCCTCAAGTTTGAGCCTCACGGGCTCGGTCGGCCCGCATCTGatcgtcctcctcttggGTCTTGGGGACCTTGACAAACGCAGGGACCGATACGGCATTGAGCTTCTGGAAGGCCTGGTCGAGCACGTGCATGTCAGCTCAGAAACTCGGTAGATGGTAACGCGCCTCTGGCGTGATGCATCACACCACCATGGGCCGGTGGCTCAGGCGGTATATAGCCCACGCGTGGCTGACAGGCATGACACCTCGCAGTTGGAACGGACGACTTGACTGTAAGTCATGTGGAAAGGGAAAATGGTCATGGGGAGGGGTGGTATAGTGAATGAGTCAATTTGCAGAAAAAAAGGGGAGTGAGACTTGCAGTTGCAAAGGGACCCTGGGGGAGCTTGTCATTCCACTTATCCTCGACTCTCGAGATCCTGCCGTCCGGGCCGACGTGGATGTCTACGACCGAGTCCATGACCTTTTCGGTGCCCAGACCCTTGAGGACGTACTTGTTGGAGAGGCGGAGGGAGATGGGGTTTCCCGAGGAGGTGACTTCGTGGGACTGGATGGTTATCGGGGAGAAGAGGGCTACGAGGCCGTACCACTGGGCTGCGAACTTGTCGAAGCCTACGGCGTTTGATATAGGATCGTGGAAGGTTGCTGTTGGGTTCCAGAGGGAGAGGTGGCGGAGGGAGGGACGACCTTCGAAGAGCTGGGGGGTGTTAATGGGAGGCAGAGGTGAGTTGATGAGAGCTTACATCCAGGACCGAACCGACGAGGACTTCTTGATGGGGGGTTAACTGGACTCCAGCTGCTTTACGGATATCTGTGTTTGTTATGCCGATGCTCTTGAAAGTTGGGGCGCTAGGTTGATCGGTGGACGACATTGTGCACTTGGTTGCGGCGTGGAAGTGTCTCTGCGGAATGCTTCGCtgggtgacgacgacggcggtTCGTGGGATACAGCGGGCGAGGGACATTTGGTTCAGAAGTCTGACCGTTGAAGAATGAGGTTTCGTTGGTGCAACCAGAGGTGAGTGGGCGAGTATATACTTGGGCGTTTTAGCTTCTGCGCGTCATAGATATCTGACGTCACGACTTGTGGGCGATGGCGGTGGTTGATGATTAGATTGGGGGATCGAAGGCGTTGCGTATAGATGAGGAAGAATATATGGCATTGGAATGGCATTGATTCTAGTTCTGCTTGGTGAGTTGGGGAGGTGTTGGATGGGGAAGAGGtggtgagtgagtgagttgAGGTTATCgcgggaggagaggagatgatggggtCAACTGGACCATTTGGACCGAGTTTTTGGTATAAAAGAAATGAAATCATTCACGAGGATGGTAAGCGTTGTGTTTGTAAGTGACATTGGCTTGATCGGTCGGTGATGAAGTCATGGAGATGccatgttgatggcctcgagctGCGATAACTCGCCGAGAGCAGCTGGTGTAATTGAACTTGGTATTGCCTCTCTACTGAATCGACACTCCAAGACTCTGTCTGTTTAACCTTCTTCACTCTACTCTTATAAACAGTACCATGAGTAGCGTGATAGATCGCCTGTTGGCTGTTGTGGAGAGACCGACCATAAGACATCACCCAACTCATACCATCACCATAGCTCGACTTTAAACCCGTGACTCTTGAGTCTCAACTAGCAACCATAAAGCTGAACCTCTTTAGTCATAGCATTTAAGCTCATCTTGCAATTCGCCTCCTATCCCCAGGATTGGCGTGCAGTACAGAGTAGCATCGGAACCTGTGGGTCAAAACGGACAGGAACGCCAGAACGGCAAAAAAGTGTCTAAAAACTACAAAAGATTATGAGTAAATTTACAAAGGTTTACCAAAATACTATCCTAATTTAAAAACCGCTTTAGACCATTTTGATTCATCGTCTTCTTATCCTCATAACGCTTTAGGAGCTACTCTTAGGCGAGGATGAGCGAACCTCCGGTCACCGGTGAAGGAATTACGGCCCCACCTGTCAACAACTCGTTGCATTAGCGCCCGGCGGGAAGGGGATTGACCAATGGGAGGTGTGGTTTGGACGGCATTGGGAATAGTGGCATGTCCTGTGGGTGAGATGAATGCAACGTGATCGGGGCGGGTGGCGATGGGTGTGTAGAGATCGTAATTGTCGGATGTGTTGATGGTTGTTTTGGGCTTGTTAGCTTGATGTCTGAAGTCACTATACTATGGTTGGTCATCCCCACGATGCGCTTGTCATCCAATACAGGGGAAAGCCATGCGTGCTTCGAGGTTCCCGGTGAGACACCCAGGGTTAATAGTCCTTTGCTGAAAACGGTGATGACATCTCGTTCATCGTCAATTGGTTCTCTATGTGCTTCCGACCCGAGGAACCTGCATACATGACCCGCCTTGAAGGAAACCCATGATCTCTACTCCACCAACATCTGCACCTTGGCGGATTCCAGGGAGTTGTAGAGTAGATACACACCTAGAGGACCTGGAATGGCCCGGATAGCTGAAGCATTTGGTGTTTTTGGGTCAATTGGGACAAGGCTGAATGTCCCAAGTCTTCTGCTACTGTACTGGCCGAGCAAGACGACTACGCGAGGTCAAACTCCCGGGTTCCTTATCGTTCGACACACTCTTTAACATCTCAACTATCCCGGCCGATCTTGTCAACAGCGCCCCTGGGTCCGTGGGGGTTAATTCCCAGGATTGATGAACCGGGACGAGTACCGAAGGAATGGTACCGATGGTGATGCCTTGCATCCGTGGATCTCTTGGACTTTTCGCCAATTGGCCAAGACGGCACGGGAACGTACGATTACCGGGTTCCATGTGCCGGTCTGACGGTGGCGATGGGGTGAGATGGGAGATTCGTTGGATCACGGGTCTTTCAATGTTTGGCATCAGGGGGTGCCTGGTTCTATCGATCTGGGTGAGATCTGTACTGCCGATGGCATCTGTTGTCAAGCTAGAGGTTATCCGGAAGTGTCTTATcgtttatttataccttttttgGAGTTTTGAAGTGGCATATCAGATAGACAAATCTCGCCTAGCATTGTCACCTGCGTCGCCAAGATATCACATCTGATGCCATGCCAGGGAGGCCACCCCTCGTTCACGCGTCTCTACTGGAGTCGCTCGCGAACTGGTCATCCTCTTCTGCAAGATCTCCTCGCTTCTGCACTCATACAGCATGAAAGGGGGGGTGAGGTGGACTTCATCTTGCTATCGGCACTCATCGCGGCAGTTGTCCCGGGGTAAAATACTTTGCTCCAATTCGCCCTGTTGCTAATCATGCCATTGGGGGGATGGCCTGTTGCTCCGAGAAGTGTGTCTGACCCCTGCGGTGGTGGCGAGATCTATCGTGCCCACGGCATCCTCCTGTCTGCATGGACGGCAGGTCCCGACGTGTGATGGGTCGTACTGCGCCGGAGAGATCTGGTAGAGCTGGGTGATGGGTAGATTTATGATGTTCCTGTGGCATAAAGGATCTGGGTTGGGGTAATATGCTTGGGTTGTAGCTGACGACGGCACAAACGTAGACACAAGCTTAGGCATCGGTCCACAGAGCGATGATTGCTGACGACCACTCGTGTCACCCAGTGATTGAATCCTTCTACAAGCTTTAGGCATCCTTCGAGGAGGGTTTCCTACTCTTGAAGGAAGACTTCTCGGCCCCCTAATGTTTCCCAAACAGGCAACAGGTGATGCTTTTGTGGCGCCACTTGGCTGAAGAGTCCTTCAACTCTACGGTGACATTTTGGTAGAGGTGGTAGAGAATGTTGACGCCTTGGGGAGGAGAGGTTTGCTTGCGATGTAGTCTGTAGGCTTCATCTGCAAGCCGTGGAAGCCTAGTTAGGCCAAGGTTTGTCCCGCATGCGTTGGGGGGAGGTTTACGCAAACAGTCCTAGAGTATCGTGGTCTTGAGCATCTTGTCGGTGTTCTTGTTGGCAAATCACAATCGGTGTCCACATCAGGGACCGCGACGCACTCATAGTTTGCTGCTGTAGGACTTGTGCGGCGTTGTTAGGCATCACGCTGTGATACTTGGAGGGACGCGTTTATCCCAGGAGGATCCATGTCGAAGATCAAGAGCGCCCGGACCATTCTGCTTTGACGCCGTTGAAGTGGAGGACCTCATTCGCCGAAGAGTCACAGAAGATATCGACTATACGACATTGGGAATGACGTTCCAAATAGTCGGGACCCTTGGTCTGCCTCTCCCGTCTCTTCTCAAGATCTCGACCTCAATCTCAAGCCAAGGCAGACTGCGCTTTGTCACCTTGGGCCAAGTCCCATGTCACCGCCAAGACGCCATTGCCAGGATACACTCTGTGGCTGGTGGTGAGGCGTAGGCTCCCTCACGCTAAAAGGACGCTTAAACGCTGGGAACACAGCCCAACGACGGTGAAGAGGGCATGTGATTGTGTAAGCAGAGTATCAATAACCGCGCAATCGACTCGTGTTTGGCATCTTCGGTGGTGTTTTTTGCTGGGCGCGGTGCCGTTTCAGAGCATCTCGGTGAAGCAGGCAACAGGGCAGAGGGCTGAAGTAGGACTGTGAGCCAATGAGATTTCGAGATGGGCATTCCTGATGACTCAGCTGTCGAGTTCTATTGGCTGGAACGCCTCAGGCAGAATGGCACAGGCAGCCAAGGCAGCCATGAAGTCAAACAATTGTTGAGCAACATCCATTGCTTGAACAACAGCAACTAATGCCGTCACAGTTGGACAATCCCCGTGTTAGCAATCGAGAGCTTTCAACTATAAGATCTACTGCTGTTCCCCCCAATTCactctccttctccatccatcatcatccactcCATAATCACTGTGACCATTCATTCATCTGGTGCTGCGCCAACTTCAGCCGTACCCTTTGAGAGACTTACGACTAACGCCCCGTCTCATCATCTTTCATCTTCCTTTTTGATCATCGCCATTCATCTTTGATACCCGCTACTTGGTGATACGTGACTGATCTTTGCCGGCCGAGTGCCTCTCATCttacatcaccatcaccacccccACATCACATCCCCAACACCACCAGAAACATGTTCTTCGGCTACCAGCGAACGGTAATGCCCAGCTGCGGCTGCTTCATCTGGGTCGAGCATGCTCGCAAGTACCTCCCCCAGGTCCAGGTCAAAGCCCACACCACCATCCTCGCCACCACATCCCGCACAAACCTCACCCAGACCTTTGTGAACCCCGACAAGACAAACGCCATCGATGAGCTTCGGTACATCTTTCCCCTCTACGATGGAGTCTCTGTCGTTGCCTTTACCTGCACAGTCGGCTCCCGCGTCATCAAGGGCGTAGTCAAGGAGCGCGAAAAGGCTAAGCAGGTGTACGAAGAAGCCAAGGCACAGGGAGAGATCGCCGGCTTGCTGGAGCAGTCGCTCGAGTCTGCTGATGTTTTCACTACCACCATCGGAAATGTTCCAGCCGGTGAGAAGATCCAGGTTGACATCACCTACCTTGGTGAGCTCAAGCATGATGCCGAGGTTGACGGTGTCCGATTCACTATTCCCACGCACATTGTCCCTCGATATGGAACAGCCTTGAGCCTCGGAGATGGCTCAAATGTCATCAGAGATGAAGGAATCGCCTTCAGTATTGACGCCGAGATGCCTCAAGGCTCCTCCATCAAGTCCATCCAGtcaccatcccatcccatctcgGTCAACATCGGCACCACGTCCACGACCGAGTCTGAGGAGCCATCTCTCCGTCGGGCCTCGGCCACACTTCAACAGAACGCTACCTTTTTGGAAAAGGACTTTGTTGTTCAGGTCGTCGCCACCAACATCGGAGAGCCTTCGGCCATTCTCGAGACTCATCCCACCATTCCCAACCAGCGTGCCCTCATGACAACCCTTGTCCCCAAGTTCAAGCTCCCTTCTGAGAAGCCCGAGATTGTCTTTATTTGCGATCGCAGCGGAAGCATGGGCGGTACCATTCCCGACCTCAAAGCTGCCCTCGAGATCTTCCTCAAGTCTCTTCCCGTTGGCGTCAAGTTCAACATTTGCAGCTTCGGTTCCCACTTCAGCTTTCTCTGGGACAGGTCCCAGACTTACAGCAAGGACAGTCTCGACAAGGCTTTGCGCCACATCAAGACTTTCGATGCCGACTTTGGTGGTACCGAGATGTACAGGCCTGTTGAGGCTACCTTCAAGAAGCGCTACACCGACATGAACCTCGAGATCTTCCTGCTAACTGACGGTGCCATCTATGACCAGGACAGCCTGTTTGAGCTCATCAACCGTAATGTGGCTGAGAGCAAGGGCTCCGTCAGAGTATTTTCTCTCGGTATTGGATCCGGCGCCAGTACCTCTCTGGTTGAGGGCGTCGCCCGGGCTGGTAATGGCTTTGCTCAGACTGTCGGCCATGGCGAGAAGATGGAAAAGAAGGTCATTCGCATGCTCAAGGGAGCTCTGTTTCCCCACATTACCGACTACTCTCTCGAGATCAAGTACGAAAAGGCAGACACCTCggccgacgacgaagacgagttCGAGTTGGTCGAGAAGATCAGCGATGGCCTCAAGATTGATGTTCAGGAGGTTGAGGCTACGGAGAAGACCAGCGAGTCCAAGCAGCCCATCTCTCTATTTGATCGCTCAGTTgatgacgacaacgacaccGCTATGACCGATGCGCCCGACGTCGACTCCAAGTACGATCATCTTCCTGCTGTCCCCATTCCTCGCTACCTCCAGACCCCAGGCGAGATTCCTCCTCTTTTCCCATTCAACCGCACGACCGTCTACGTGCTCCTCTCCGATGCCACACCTGACCAGCGACCCAAGTCGGTCCTCCTCAAGGGCACATCTCGCCATGGTCCCCTTGAGCTGGAGATCCCAATCACCACCCTCACCGAAAAGGACTCGGTCATTCACCGTCTTGCGGCTCgcaaggaggtcaaggagctAGAAGAGGGCCGCGGATGGATCACCCATGCCAAGGATGGCAGCGGTAAGCtcttcaaggagaagcacgAGGGCCACTTCTCGGATCTCGTCGAGCGAGAGGCTGTTCGCCTGGGTGTCACCTACCAAGTCGGTGGCAAGTGGTGTTCATTCGTCGCTGTCGAGGAAAAGGAcggggagaagaagcagcacGACGCTCCTCCTTCATATCAAGATTATGACGAGACTGCTGGCTATGCCACGATGCAACCCCAAGATGCTTTCTATGGCCGTAGTGCCCCAATGGATGTCAGTATTGCCTCTGCGAGCTTGTGCTTGGAATCCGCAAAAGGGTCTGCCCGGAAGTCTAGGAAGATGGGCGTTCCTGGAGCAAACATGTTCAGGTCCATGGGATCCATGGTCAAGTCGGCTGCTCCATCGAGGTCCAGGACCGACGCCGGCTCCACAAGCGGTGGAGGTCTGTTTGGAGGCGGAGGTGGTCGCCTGGGCGGGCTGTTTGG
The window above is part of the Fusarium falciforme chromosome 3, complete sequence genome. Proteins encoded here:
- a CDS encoding BHLH domain-containing protein; translated protein: MADVSFDYFDHPQHKQNLGVPASFYDPADFSGDSAHSPDSPLSPVFANPYQLPVSSDWVSWDDKATLSPDLDTLPKQEPFESINLSTIPSRNSMELSPAINPHDLSGTIPDAVPFGRVGLNDIDAQPLFQTPMPSISSQPPHLQSSMMPPTTSNPQMSAMNSMAAKDARNRYPSRKRKSSGSGSSSSRSSASPPPATRRHCSPPKKTAHNMIEKRYRTNLNDKIAALRDSVPALRVMVHRLETQGADGIDEDVEEDLGGLAPAHKLNKATILSKATEYIAHLEKKNKSLARENNQLRNRVEGFEMLVMSRDQAPPAGVWA